GTTCAAGTCTCCCGGAACCGAGTACTGGCTCGAGTTCGAGGAGTCTATCCTGGGCCTATACGAGGGGGGAATGGTCGAATACCTGGGCGTGCCGGTGGGCAAGGTGATCAACATCACCGTGACGGAGACCCAGAAAGCCCATGTGGACATTCTAATCAATCCCGAGAAGGTGGTACTCCGGAAGGGGGTCGAGGGGCAACTGGTGCTGTACAGCATCGCGGCGGGAACCATGGCCATTAGCCTGAGCGGCGGCGATCCGGAAGGCATCGAACTCCCCTCAAAAAGCCGAATAACGACAAGAAAATCCACAATCGAGGCCATAAGCTCGCAAATAACGGACATCATGGGCGAAATATCGAGCATTGCCTCGAAAGTGAACTCCCAGCTCGACGCCCTGGAGGACGGGGACGTCAAGGAGATTGTGGACCGGGTGAAGGGGCTGCTGGAGCGCGGCGAGGGCCTGATGGACAAGGGCACGGAACTCGCCGACGAGACCACCAAAACCGTGGGCGACCTGCGCGGGGAGGCAAGCCGGGTTGTGGACGCCCTCGAGGCGCGCAGCGAGGACCTGCGACGGGTCGCCAAGGAGATGGAGGAACTGCTCAAGACGGCCAATGTGAAGCTGGAGGAGGTGGATGTGAAGGAGACACAGACCCGGGTCCACGAGGCGCTGGAGCGGGTGACCTCCCTGGCGGAAAGCGTGG
The DNA window shown above is from Candidatus Hydrogenedentota bacterium and carries:
- a CDS encoding MCE family protein, which gives rise to MATKRQKMKVGVFLIVCFGLIIGGSMLIQGQFKSPGTEYWLEFEESILGLYEGGMVEYLGVPVGKVINITVTETQKAHVDILINPEKVVLRKGVEGQLVLYSIAAGTMAISLSGGDPEGIELPSKSRITTRKSTIEAISSQITDIMGEISSIASKVNSQLDALEDGDVKEIVDRVKGLLERGEGLMDKGTELADETTKTVGDLRGEASRVVDALEARSEDLRRVAKEMEELLKTANVKLEEVDVKETQTRVHEALERVTSLAESVEGALEKMDTLTADVLHETGNVEHSLRVTMKELRDAFDSMRLLADQLKEDPSQLVRGKGNFKAAPK